One window from the genome of Pempheris klunzingeri isolate RE-2024b chromosome 7, fPemKlu1.hap1, whole genome shotgun sequence encodes:
- the vps13a gene encoding intermembrane lipid transfer protein VPS13A, translating into MVFESLVVDVLNRFLGDYVVNLDSSQLQLGIWGGDAVLTNLEIKENALSQLDIPFKVRAGHIGRLELKIPWKNLYTQSVEATLDGVHLLIVPTASIKYDAEKEEKQLQEARQRELQRIEETKLKAAEQENPNVEKQDTFVEKLVTQVIKNLQVKISNIHVRYEDDVTNPNCPLSFGVSLKNLSLQTANENWNPSLLDENSRLFFKLVQLDDLFAYWNVNSVLFSNHSADEALQCLQSSMETHNSLLVSHDFIFRPISADAKLRMNPRSDVDFSSPKVDLMVNLNEVAIELNRPQYISILELLGSVDMMSRNLPYRKYRPMVHVHKNARIWWKYVITSILEVDVKPRLQMWSWQHICHHRKMVKHYRELYKTKITSKKPSEELLKELEEPEKTLDIFNITLARQQAEVEASKAGLCIHRPGMKMEEEVSQGWFSWMWSWGGEAETQAKEAKTGGFDELLTPAEKAKLYTAIGYSDTAANPNLPKNFEDMKFNFHMERLSVSIKDNKDKNEIIRLTVGELKSTLTQRPGAQAIKLTAQLSLFEVTGLASDRPAPTLLSSRKAATGAGTPLLCILFETNPLDESANQRLHVESQPLEIIYDAITVNSMSMFFMPPDDLQLDELTNATLMKLEQFRDRTATGLMYVIETQKVLDLKVNLMASYVIIPQTGFYNGTQNILLLDLGHFKMSSQSKKHLPQLSVCSSNIEDIMSRAYDSFDIQLSSLQFLYSKPDGDWKMARKQKQSPLHILEPVDLNVVFSRAMVVKDSRMAKYKMFGELPLLSLRISDDKLRNVLALVESIPLPESRPAHSTGASSTPKPRQSFTPQLTPRRPLNLADQRSSLLFESCETISITSLGSEEDLFYDAPSSPIGDQPFFPDNPMPLRYADLNRRKGLLKEDAQKNMTDFIMTFEINEFSVQLCRLSGGQEVTVLHLDIDGLGTVLKLRTFDMTSNTYLREICLKCPEYMDSEEKQVQLITTLDNKEVDLLTLEYIKADKNGPEFKTQHNNTEQLIKVTFSSLDVHLHTEALLNSMNFLNNLLPPSTKKEGVQEELPTIPEEDEAEKEEEKKEEATVTRKKSSKSSKFAGMVNLHIRADLRCLKVFIRGQKARISEISIEGLVSEVLMRKKEMEVLANLKNIVILDCDKDALYKKAVSIADEEVFAFHMVNYTDATEGDAYLDMSNVDTSVSLTVGCIQVIFLNKFVSSILAFINNFQEAKEALAEVTVQAAEKAASGVKELAERSTRIALNVHFNAPVIFLPQSSSSSNVIVADLGLLSVKNRFAKQPFKSDAKIPPVVDIMTVRLTDLKMYRTTYANESFEGETQLLKPVSLDLEIQRNLSSNWYHSIADIEITAHLKPMNLILSQDDMTVVLRTLSENLSEKSDAVPPPARPPTTEPTSDTESNKESQGSGTSGPASSNTVVTAAVVETQKSDKLKSTLKLDFKFDSMTLVLYSPNGNEIQLLDSHDEQLKLAEFTLGTISTSVHMFSDSSMKASVQLAACLLDDKRPRIKMVTPRMIALRPGAEQNMMVEVNYRQGRDGTILDTVVQDVYLCASMEFLLTVADIFLKATQHGFSQVPQPKTSTGAGDKKNINSSVTSKESSTTPAVVSKTEMKVVVRNPEIVFVADLTRADAPALVMTTQCQLMMKSGAEGSQMTAMINDLKVVACPFLREKRKNNVTTVLQPCEVFFQSTQSPTSPQAMEVSINALTLKVSPIIINTVITIQSALTPTAETPEELDSPVPVDLWEKRCWKDLKLWFLEEEGDEDTASLAPLIPQGESLQVTIKSICLTLEAGVGHRTVPMLLAKSSFHGDVTNWSTLINLHSELDLEVHYYNEVLGVWEPLLEPLEDETRDGFRPWRLGLKMKKKPMKYTGLSDEVDYNVPDYKTVIIISSKDQLNITLSKCGLAMLSNLGMAFADAAKQTADSFQTDEAPFVVKNRLGLPVSVRHSEMFCPIGQQSTNCTVKLQDGETLGMDYSATTDSDQFSAMISLSGKDYYIQPIPMGHTSASVIPLIKVGRGMYSVMHTDSGVTRFLVCQIYSVEGSKYIKIRSPFQIINHFSIPFKVYEGSTCLGTALPTEEFCVPLDSYRSELSLQPITEDGADKQDEQFECSEGFSYEDVSNLQPETHLQQTCRRCGDQGGVLMVNMVPVRDTVTFKHTGDAGENFDVPYVLHLWPSILLRNLLPYAISYKLKDSGVSTPEATLDPGHSAQLHTAVINQSSLDLCLLNYLAQDWSSEYRFQSDQEEITFIVFQSLRENDEDEGEGPERKRAELDIAVHVKYDLGQTVVAIHSPYWMENKTGRLLQYKADDIHRKHPLDYDMPLLFSFKPRYFLRNNKVRLMISDSELSDEFSLDTVGSHGDVKCKGRYKDYLVGVKIDASSFSLTRIVSFVPFYMLVNRTKHNVFICEEGQDNWTEAQPEQSAVPFWPENDTKRLKIKVEGCLLPPRTIDFTRPENCLLLHLDNSVGGIAVDVNLSEHSAMIRFSEYHDGAAPFLIINHTKDQTLQFHQSARTESTWVADELLDLSFSEEEDSSLKEAEQEELEPGMAVYYTWTEPTGSRELCWKCGACSGKLKSEEDLREDMNSEGKLFVISFYEGLQRVVLFTEEQHIYKVICESEKAQLAEQEIILSLQNMGVSLINNSSSQEVSFIGITSSDVVWELKPKKKNRWKTLSTKEAEMLENSFKEYTESGPVDHAIVDLENNFQVSFTPNGMDMRMLQPCDAPLRRHFLPGVKVEYSVSPRQSAYRVQIHRIQIQNQLPGAIFPYVFYPVKLPKSITMDSEPKPLTDISIVTRTAGHSDISRIKYFKVLIQEMDLKLDLGFLYAILDLFTPENASIMTSEQEVELFEKDLEYIKTELNHVSTADNSPISLYEYFHISPIKLHLSFSLSTGGKDGLKEKRDTELIPVQSLNLLLKSIGATLTDVQDVVFKLAFFELTFQFCTTQQLQWEVIRHYSKQAIKQMYVLVLGLDVLGNPFGLIRGLSEGVEAFFYEPYQGAIQGPEEFVEGMALGVKALVGGAVGGIAGAASRITGAMAKGVAAITMDEEYQQKRREAMNKQPSGLREGLTRGGKGLVSGFVSGITGIVTKPIKGAQKEGAAGFFKGVGKGLVGAVARPTGGIIDMASSTFQGIKRAAEASQDVQSLRPPRFIHEDGVIRPYKEREGIGSQMLQKIENGRFAKYRYFAHAKVNESDFFMITKRGIFFVTKGTFGQLTCEWQYLFEEFTKEPMIVESRRLRIEAKERVKSVFHAKEFGKIINFKTPEIAKWVLAKLEDARENLPKY; encoded by the exons TTTTTCGTCCTATCTCAGCGGACGCTAAACTGCGAATGAACCCCAGGTCAGATGTGGACTTCTCCTCTCCCAAAGTGGACCTAATGGTCAATCTCAATGAGGTGGCCATTGAACTCAACAGACCCCAG TACATTAGCATCTTGGAGCTGCTGGGCTCAGTCGATATGATGTCACGAAACCTTCCATACAGGAAGTACAGACCCATGGTCCATGTTCACAAGAATGCCCGCATATG GTGGAAATACGTGATCACAAGCATCCTGGAGGTGGACGTGAAGCCTCGTCTCCAAATGTGGTCATGGCAGCACATTTGCCACCACCGGAAGATGGTAAAGCACTACAGAGAGCTCTACAAGACAAAAATCACCAGCAAGAAACCCAGCGAGGAGCTTCTCAAGGAACTAGAG GAGCCTGAGAAAACCTTGGATATTTTTAACATCACGTTGGCCAGACAGCAGGCTGAGGTGGAG GCGAGTAAAGCAGGCTTGTGTATTCACCGTCCAGGGATGAAAATGGAGGAAGAGGTGTCTCAGGGTTGGTTCAGCTGGATGTGGAGTTGGGGCGGAGAGGCTGAAACACAAGCGAAAGAGGCTAAGACTGGAG GTTTTGATGAGCTGTTAACCCCTGCTGAGAAAGCCAAACTCTACACTGCTATTGGCTACAGTGACACTGCTGCTAATCCCAACCTGCCAAAGAAT TTTGAGGACATGAAGTTTAATTTCCACATGGAAAGGCTGTCTGTGTCCATCAAAGACAACAAGGACAAAAATGAGATCATCAGGCTGACTGTGGGAGAGCTCAagtccacactcacacagagacctGGAGCACAAGCCATCAA ACTCACAGCACAGCTGAGTTTGTTTGAAGTCACAGGCCTGGCCAGTGATCGGCCTGCACCAACCCTCCTGTCATCAAGGAAGGCAGCCACAGGAGCAGGGACCCCGCTGCTTTGCATCCTATTTGAGACCAACCCGCTGGATGAGAGTGCTAACCAGCGGCTTCATGTGGAATCACAACCCTTGGAAATCATCTATGATGCT ATAACAGTGAACAGCATGTCGATGTTCTTCATGCCTCCTGACGACTTGCAGCTGGATGAGCTGACCAACGCGACCCTCATGAAACTGGAGCAGTTTAGGGACCGCACAGCCACTG gTCTAATGTATGTGATCGAAACGCAGAAAGTTCTCGATCTGAAGGTGAACCTGATGGCCTCCTATGTCATCATTCCACAGACTGGCTTTTACAATGGCACTCAGAACATCCTACTGTTGGATCTGGGGCATTTCAAG atgTCCAGTCAAAGCAAGAAGCATCTGCCACAGTTGTCAGTGTGCTCCAGTAACATTGAAGACATCATGTCCAGAGCATATGATAGTTTTGACATACAGCTCAGCAGCCTCCAGTTCCTCTATAGCAAACCAG ATGGCGACTGGAAAATGGCCCGTAAGCAGAAACAGTCACCGCTTCACATCCTAGAGCCAGTGGATCTAAACGTTGTTTTCAGCAGGGCGATGGTCGTCAAAGACTCCCGcatggcaaa GTATAAGATGTTTGGAGAGcttcctctgctgtctcttcGTATTTCTGATGATAAACTTCGAAATGTTCTGGCGCTGGTAGAAAGTATCCCACTGCCCGAGAgcagacctgcacacagcactGGTGCATCCTCCACGCCAAAG CCAAGGCAGTCATTCACCCCACAGCTCACTCCCAGAAGACCTCTGAACTTAGCTGACCAGCGCTCCTCTCTCTTGTTTGAGTCATGCGAGACCATCAGCATCACCTCATTGG GGTCAGAGGAAGATTTGTTCTACGATGCCCCCAGCTCTCCTATTGGTGATCAACCGTTCTTCCCAGATAATCCGATGCCTCTGCGCTACGCAGActtaaacagaagaaaaggtCTGTTGAAGGAAGACGCTCAGAAGAACATGACTGACTTCATCATGACGTTTGAGATCAATGAG TTTTCTGTTCAGTTGTGTCGTCTGTCTGGGGGTCAGGAGGTCACAGTTCTCCACTTGGACATAGACGGTCTTGGCACTGTACTGAAACTCCGCACCTTTGACATGACGTCTAACACCTACCTCCGAGAGATCTGCCTCAAGTGCCCTGAATACATGG ATTCTGAAGAGAAGCAGGTTCAGCTGATCACCACTCTAGACAACAAAGAGGTTGACCTGCTCACCCTGGAGTATATTAAA GCTGATAAAAATGGCCCTGAGTTCAAGACTCAACACAACAATACAGAGCAGCTCATCAAG GTGACCTTCTCATCCCTGGATGTCCATCTCCATACTGAGGCTCTACTCAACAGCATGAACTTTCTCAACAAccttctccctccatccaccaaGAAGGAGGGAGTACAGGAGGAGCTCCCCACCATCCCTGAGGAGGATGAGgcggagaaggaggaagagaagaaggaggaagctACCGTAACGAGGAAAAAAA GCTCAAAGAGCTCGAAGTTTGCAGGTATGGTGAATCTGCATATCAGAGCGGATCTCCGCTGTCTGAAGGTTTTCATTCGAGGGCAGAAAGCCAGGATCTCTGAGATCAGTATCGAAG GTCTGGTTTCTGAGGTtctaatgaggaaaaaagagatGGAGGTTCTGGCTAACCTGAAGAACATTGTGATACTGGACTGTGACAAAGATGCACTATATAAGAAG GCTGTGTCTATAGCGGATGAGGAAGTTTTTGCCTTTCACATGGTCAACTATACAGATGCCACAGAAGGAGACGCCTATCTCGACATGTCTAACGTTGACACTTCTGTCTCACTAACTGTGGGATGCATCCAGGTCATCTTCCTCAACAAGTTTGTCTCCTCCATACTG gCATTCATCAATAACTTCCAGGAGGCTAAAGAGGCCCTGGCTGAGGTGACAGTCCAGGCCGCAGAAAAGGCAGCGTCAGGTGTCAAGGAGCTGGCAGAGCGGAGCACTCGGATCGCTCTCAACGTCCACTTCAATGCACCTGTCATTTTCCTGCCCcagtcctcttcttcctccaatGTCATTGTAGCTGACCTTGGTCTGCTGTCTGTCAAGAACCGTTTTGCCAAGCAGCCTTTTAAAAGTGATGCCAAGATTCCACCTGTTGTGGATATAATGACCGTGAGACTGACTGACCTCAAGATGTACAG GACCACATATGCTAATGAAAGTTTTGAAGGAGAGACCCAGTTGTTGAAGCCGGTCAGCCTGGACTTGGAAATCCAGAGAAATCTTTCATCCAACTGGTACCACAGCATAGCTGACATAGAGATCACTGCTCATCTTAAGCCCATGAAT CTGATCCTCAGCCAGGATGACATGACAGTAGTCCTAAGGACTCTGAGTGAGAACCTGTCAGAGAAGTCTGATGCAGTTCCACCTCCTGCTCGTCCACCTACCACTGAACCCACCTCTGACACTGAATCCAACAAAGAGTCTCAGGGCTCTGGAACGAGTGGACCAGCCAGCA GTAACACAGTAGTGACGGCTGCTGTTGTGGAGACCCAGAAAAGCGACAAGCTTAAGAGCACACTCAAGTTAGACTTCAAGTTTGACTCAATGACTCTGGTCTTGTATAGTCCTAATGGGAATGAG ATACAGCTGTTGGATTCACATGACGAGCAGCTTAAGTTGGCAGAGTTTACTCTGGGCACCATCTCCACCTCCGTCCACATGTTCTCTGACAGCTCAATGAAGGCCTCAGTCCAACTGGCTGCCTGCCTTCTAGATGACAAGAGACCCAGAATCAAGATGGTCACCCCGAG AATGATAGCATTGCGTCCTGGTGCAGAACAGAACATGATGGTGGAAGTAAACTACCGCCAGGGCCGTGATGGCACCATTTTGGACACAGTGGTCCAGGATGTGTACCTGTGTGCCAGCATGGAGTTCCTGCTCACAGTGGCAGATATCTTTCTCAAGGCCACCCAGCATGGTTTTTCTCAAGTGCCGCAACCCAAGACCAGTACTGGAGCAGGAGACAAAAAGAATATTAACTCCTCTGTGACATCTAAAGAGTCCT ctACAACTCCAGCTGTGGTgtcaaagacagaaatgaaagtTGTGGTGCGAAACCCGGAGATTGTGTTTGTGGCTGACCTGACGCGTGCCGACGCCCCGGCCCTGGTGATGACCACACAGTGTCAACTAATGATGAAAAGTGGTGCAGAGGGATCACAAATGACTGCAATGATCAATGACCTCAAG GTAGTGGCATGTCCCTTcttgagagagaagaggaaaaacaatgtgACCACAGTGCTGCAGCCATGTGAAGTTTTCTTCCAGAGCACTCAGTCACCAACCTCCCCTCAGGCTATGGAGGTCTCCATCAATGCTCTCACACTGAAG GTATCTCCAATCATTATCAACACGGTGATCACCATCCAGTCAGCACTGACTCCCACAGCGGAGACTCCCGAGGAGCTGGATAGTCCTGTTCCTGTGGACCTGTGGGAGAAACGGTGCTGGAAGGACCTCAAACTCTGGTTCCTTGAAGAGGAAGGGGATGAAGACACAGCATCACTGGCCCCACTGATACCACAGGGAGAGTCATTACAG GTGACCATCAAATCGATCTGTCTGACTCTGGAGGCTGGAGTGGGACACCGCACGGTCCCCATGCTTTTGGCTAAATCTTCCTTCCATGGAGATGTCACAAACTGGTCCACACTCATTAACTTACACAGCGAGCTCGATCTGGAG GTTCACTATTACAATGAGGTACTGGGAGTGTGGGAGCCTCTGCTGGAGCCCTTAGAAGATGAGACAAGAGACGGTTTCAGACCTTGGAGACTGGGGCTTAAA ATGAAGAAGAAGCCAATGAAGTATACAGGTTTGTCGGATGAAGTGGATTACAACGTCCCGGACTATAAgacagtcatcatcatcagcagtaAAGACCAGCTCAACATCACCCTCTCGAAATGTGGACTGGCCATGCTGAGTAACCTGGGCATG GCGTTTGCAGACGCTGCCAAACAGACAGCCGACTCCTTCCAGACGGATGAAGCTCCATTTGTAGTGAAAAACCGCCTGGGTCTGCCGGTGTCCGTCCGCCACAGTGAGATGTTTTGTCCCATCGGCCAGCAGAGTACCAATTGTACTGTGAAGCTGCAGGATGGGGAAACCCTTGGGATGGACTATTCAGCCACAACAGACTCTGACCAGTTCTCAGCCATGATCTCTTTGAGTGGAAAGGACTATTACATACAGCCTA TTCCAATGGGTCACACCTCAGCCAGTGTGATCCCCCTGATCAAGGTGGGCAGGGGAATGTACAGTGTAATGCACACAGACTCAGGAGTCACTCGTTTCCTGGTCTGCCAGATTTACTCTGTGGAGGGAAGCAAGTACATCAAGATCCGCTCTCCTTTCCAG ATCATCAATCATTTCTCAATCCCATTCAAAGTTTATGAGGGATCAACATGTCTGGGCACAGCTCTCCCTACTGAGGAGTTCTGTGTGCCTCTGGACTCGTATAG GTCTGAGCTGAGCCTTCAGCCAATAACAGAGGATGGCGCTGACAAACAGGATGAGCAGTTTGAGTGCTCAGAGGGCTTCAGTTATGAAGACGTCAGCAACTTGCAGCCTGAGACTCACCTGCAGCAGACCTGCCGTCGCTGTGGAGATCAGGGTGGTGTGCTGATGGTCAACATGGTGCCAGTACGAGATACAGtgacattcaaacacactggAGATGCTGGGGAGAACTTTGATGTGCCGTATGTGCTTCACCTGTGGCCTTCCATCCTGTTACGCAACCTTCTGCCTTATGCCATCTCGTACAAATTAAAG GACAGTGGAGTCTCTACCCCTGAGGCCACTCTGGATCCAGGTCACTCGGCCCAGCTTCACACTGCAGTCATCAACCAATCAAGTCTCGATCTCTGCTTACTGAACTACTTGGCACAGGACTGGTCTTCGGAGTACAG GTTCCAGAGTGATCAGGAAGAGATCACATTCATAGTGTTCCAGTCCCTACGAGAGAATGACGAAGACGAAGGTGAAGGGCCGGAAAGGAAGAGGGCTGAGTTGGATATAGCTGTACATGTTAAATATGACCTGGGACAAACAGTTGTAGCCATCCACTCACCATATTGGATGGAGAACAAAACAGGCAGGTTGCTGCAGTACAAGGCTGATGATATCCACCGTAAACACCCCCTGGACTATGACAtgcccctcctcttctccttcaagCCTCGTTACTTCCTGAGAAACAATAAG GTCCGTCTCATGATCTCAGACAGTGAACTCTCTGATGAATTCTCCCTGGATACAGTTGGAAGTCACGGAGATGTCAAATGTAAAGGCCGATACAAAGATTACCTG GTTGGTGTGAAGATTGATGCAAGCAGTTTCAGCCTGACCCGCATTGTGAGCTTTGTGCCGTTTTACATGCTGGTGAACAGAACCAAGCACAATGTTTTCATATGTGAAGAGGGGCAGGACAACTGGACCGAGGCTCAGCCAGAACAG TCAGCCGTTCCTTTCTGGCCCGAGAATGACACCAAGCGGCTAAAGATCAAAGTAGAAGGTTGTTTATTGCCTCCTCGCACCATTGACTTCACACGACCAGAAAACTGCCTATTGCTACACCTGGACAACTCT GTGGGTGGGATCGCTGTAGATGTGAACCTATCAGAGCACTCTGCCATGATCCGATTCTCTGAGTACCACGATGGCGCTGCACCTTTCCTCATTATCAACCACACAAAAGACCAGACACTGCAGTTCCATCAGAG CGCCCGGACAGAATCCACGTGGGTGGCTGACGAGCTGCTCGATCTCTCCttctcagaggaggaggacag ctctcTGAAGGAGgcggagcaggaggagctggaaccagGGATGGCTGTGTACTACACCTGGACTGAACCCACTGGGTCCCGAGAGCTTTGCTGGAAGTGTGGTGCTTGCAGTGGGAAGCTGAAGAGCGAGGAG GACCTGCGAGAGGACATGAACAGTGAGGGAAAACTGTTTGTGATCTCCTTTTATGAAG GTCTCCAGCGTGTTGTGCTGTTTACTGAGGAACAACATATCTACAAGGTGATCTGTGAGAGCGAGAAGGCGCAGCTGGCTGAACAGGAAATCATCTTGTCACTACAAAACATGGGCGTGTCTCtgatcaacaacagcagcagccaggaggTCTCCTTCATTGGGATCACCAG TTCTGATGTGGTGTGGGAATTAAAGCCTAAGAAGAAGAATCGGTGGAAGACTCTGAGCACTAAAGAAGCTGAGATGCTGGAGAACAGCTTCAAAGAGTACACTGAATCTGGACCCGTGGACCACGCCATCGTGGACCTGGAAAACAACTTCCAG GTGTCCTTTACCCCCAATGGCATGGATATGCGGATGCTGCAGCCATGTGATGCCCCTCTCAGGAGGCACTTCCTGCCTGGGGTGAAGGTGGAGTACAGCGTGTCACCACGACAGAGTGCCTACCGTGTCCAAATCCACCGCATTCAG ATCCAGAATCAGCTGCCAGGAGCCATCTTCCCCTATGTTTTCTACCCTGTAAAACTGCCAAAATCTATCACCATGGACTCAG AACCCAAACCTCTAACTGATATCAGCATTGTTACCAGAACAGCAGGGCACTCTGATATCTCTCGCATCAA GTACTTCAAGGTGTTGATTCAAGAGATGGATCTGAAGCTCGATCTGGGCTTCCTCTATGCCATCTTGGATCTCTTCACGCCTGAGAATGCCAGCATCATGACCTCAGAACAGGAG GTGGAACTGTTTGAGAAGGACTTGGAGTATATAAAGACGGAACTAAACCATGTCTCTACTGCTGACAACAGTCCTATCAGCCTCTATGAGTACTTCCACATTTCCCCCATCAAG CTGCACCTGAGTTTCTCTCTGAGTACGGGAGGGAAAGACGGcctgaaggagaagagagacacagaacTCATTCCTGTCCAGTCCCTCAACCTGCTGCTGAAGAGTATCGGCGCCACACTCACTGATGTGCAGGACGTCGTCTTCAA GCTGGCCTTCTTTGAGTTGACTTTCCAGTTTTGTACCACCCAGCAGCTACAGTGGGAGGTCATCAGACATTATTCCAAGCAG GCCATTAAACAGATGTATGTGCTCGTGCTGGGCCTGGATGTGCTTGGAAATCCTTTTGGACTGATCAGAGGACTGTCGGAGGGAGTGGAAGCCTTCTTCTATGAGCCTTATCAG GGAGCCATCCAGGGGCCTGAGGAGTTTGTTGAAGGAATGGCTCTTGGGGTGAAGGCTCTGGTGGGAGGAGCAGTAG GGGGTATAGCAGGTGCGGCCTCCAGGATCACAGGCGCCATGGCAAAGGGTGTTGCTGCCATAACGATGGATGAGGAATACCAGCAAAAGAGACGAGAGGCTATGAACAAACAACCCAGTGGCCTAAGAGAGGGTCTGACCAGGGGTGGAAAAGGATTAGTGTCT ggATTTGTTAGTGGGATCACAGGGATTGTCACCAAACCTATTAAAG GAGCCCAGAAGGAAGGTGCTGCAGGCTTTTTTAAAGGTGTTGGGAAAGGGCTGGTTGGTGCAGTAGCCAGACCTACAGGAGGCATTATTGACATGGCCAGCAGTACTTTCCAAGGGATCAAGAG GGCAGCAGAGGCCTCACAAGATGTTCAATCTCTGCGTCCTCCGCGCTTCATCCACGAGGACGGTGTCATCCGACCGTATAAGGAGAGGGAGGGCATCGGCAGTCAGATGCTCCAG aAAATTGAGAATGGACGTTTTGCCAAGTACAGGTACTTTGCTCATGCCAAGGTCAATGAGTCCGACTTCTTCATGATCACCAAGAG GGGAATATTTTTTGTGACTAAGGGCACATTTGGCCAGCTGACCTGTGAATGGCAGTATCTGTTTGAAGAGTTCACCAAGGAGCCAATGATTGTAGAGAGCCGCCGACTTCGCATTGAGGCCAAG GAGAGGGTAAAGTCCGTCTTCCATGCCAAGGAATTTGGAAAGATAATAAACTTCAAAACTCCTGAGATAGCCAAG tggGTTCTTGCCAAATTGGAGGATGCGAGAGAGAATTTACCCAAATACTGA